The following DNA comes from Nocardioides sp. JQ2195.
CCAACGCGTTCTACCGCCGCAACCTGGCCGCCGGCCAGAAGGGGCTCTCGGTCGCGTTCGACCTCGCCACCCACCGTGGCTACGACTCCGACCACCCGCGGGTGCGCGGCGACGTCGGTATGGCCGGCGTGGCGATCGACTCGATCTACGACACCCGCACCCTCTTCGACGGCATCCCGCTCGACGAGATGTCGGTGTCGATGACGATGAACGGCGCCGTGCTACCGGTGCTGGCGCTCTACATCGCCGCCGCCGAGGAGCAGGGGGTGAAGCCGGAACAGCTCGCGGGGACCATCCAGAACGACATCCTCAAGGAGTTCATGGTCCGCAACACCTACATCTACCCGCCGGCCCCGTCGATGCGGATCATCTCCGACATCTTCAGCTACACCTCGGCGAAGATGCCGCGCTTCAACTCGATCTCGATCTCCGGGTACCACATCCAGGAGGCCGGGGCCACGAACGACCTCGAGCTCGCCTACACGCTGGCCGACGGTGTGGAGTACATCCGCGCGGGCCTCGAGACCGGGATGACGATCGACCAGTTCGCGCCTCGTCTGAGCTTCTTCTGGGCGATCGGGATGAACTTCTACATGGAGGTCGCCAAGATGCGCGCGGCCCGGGCCCTGTGGGCCCGGTTGGTGCGCCAGTTCAACCCGGAGAACCCGAAGTCGCTCTCGTTGCGCACGCACTCGCAGACCTCCGGCTGGTCGCTGACCGCACAGGACGTCTACAACAACGTGGGGCGTACGGCGATCGAGGCGATGGCCGCGACCCAGGGCCACACCCAGTCGCTGCACACCAACGCCCTCGACGAGGCGATCGCGCTGCCGACCGACTTCTCGGCCCGCATCGCGCGCAACACCCAGCTGCTGCTGCAGCAGGAGTCGCGGACCACCGAGATCATCGACCCGTGGGCCGGCTCCTACTACGTGGAGAAGCTCACCCACGACCTGGCCGAGCGTGCCTGGAAGCACATCCAGGAGGCCGAGGCCGCCGGTGGCATGGCCGCCGCGATCGAGCAGGGCATCCCCAAGATGCGCATCGAGGAAGCGGCCGCGCGCACCCAGGCGCGACTCGACTCGGGTGCCCAGAAGCTGATCGGCGTGAACACCTATCGGCTGCCCGTCGAGGACAAGCTCGACGTGCTCAAGGTCGAC
Coding sequences within:
- the scpA gene encoding methylmalonyl-CoA mutase, yielding MSIPESFAGLPLNGDGVFETGAGAPSSTTAKSSSVEEVAQRPSRDQGTSRAEPWQSPEGIAVLPVYGPEHLDGLDALDTLPGLSPFLRGPYPTMYTTQPWTIRQYAGFSTAEESNAFYRRNLAAGQKGLSVAFDLATHRGYDSDHPRVRGDVGMAGVAIDSIYDTRTLFDGIPLDEMSVSMTMNGAVLPVLALYIAAAEEQGVKPEQLAGTIQNDILKEFMVRNTYIYPPAPSMRIISDIFSYTSAKMPRFNSISISGYHIQEAGATNDLELAYTLADGVEYIRAGLETGMTIDQFAPRLSFFWAIGMNFYMEVAKMRAARALWARLVRQFNPENPKSLSLRTHSQTSGWSLTAQDVYNNVGRTAIEAMAATQGHTQSLHTNALDEAIALPTDFSARIARNTQLLLQQESRTTEIIDPWAGSYYVEKLTHDLAERAWKHIQEAEAAGGMAAAIEQGIPKMRIEEAAARTQARLDSGAQKLIGVNTYRLPVEDKLDVLKVDNDDVYRQQIAKLERLRAERDDDAVRRTLEALTNSAERGAAKGSLDGNLLALAVDAAHAKATVGEISEALEKVYGRHQAVIRTISGVYKSEAAEGGDSAVAAVVAATEKFEEDEGRRPRILVAKMGQDGHDRGQKVVVTAFADMGFDVDVGPLFSTPEEVAQQAVDADVHIVGVSSLAAGHLTLLPALKRALAELGRPDIMIVIGGVIPPDDVETLKEMGAAAVFLPGTVIADSAIDLLAKLSS